The genomic window GTTGGATCCTGGAATGACATATACGATGCGATTCCATGGTACAGCCGGAATTGATGCTACTACCCAGATCAAAGAGCCAAACAGCACGGTGGTCATTTAAATGAGTCACGTATTACTCCCGATGAACTTACTTTCACTGTGAATGTATCTGGATATCATAGTTGGAAATCGGTTTATGTTTCTGGTGATAGAACTTTGCATATCACCATCTTTAAACCTTGAGTTGTAGATGACGTTCCGTTATTTATCATTGTTAACGACATTTTTTATTTTCGCCACTATCTGCTGGTCGTCGATTAGAAGAGTGCCGGATGATTATCCAACAATTTCTTCAGCGATTTCTAACTGCGATCGTGGTGATACGATTATTCTCGGGCTCGGAACATACACCGAGCCCATCACTTTATCCTCGTCTATCACTATCGCATCACTATATTTGTTATCTCATGATTCAACTGCAATTCACCAAACCAATTGGCAAGCAAGCAATAATCGAGTTATCACGGCACAAAATTGCACTTTACGAGTTGCTGGATTAAAATTCACGCCTATCATACCTTCATATAACTCAGGTGTTATGATTGCCACAAATTCTTACGTTGCTTTTGATAACTGTCGAATCGAAAATGTATTCGACTCGATCCAAGGAGTTCCGAGAGGTTTAATCTATACGTCAGATGTTGATTCTAAACTATCGATTGATAAAACTGTATTTCAGCATGATAACATCGGAAACGTTCACTCAATTTATGCGCGTGGAAAACTAACTGTTACGCGTAGTTCTTTTTTCAACCGAGAACAAAGCCGCGATGCGGATTTTGCGATATTTGCTCGCGACAGTTTGTTTATCGAGAATTGCCTATTTGACCACCGTGGTCCAGGATTATCGATTGGTAATAATTTTGTCGTCTCAAACTCGGTGTTTCGTCGATTGGGCTGTTATGCTATCGAACCAGCCTCAGCTCGGATGACATACGGGTTATTCACGAATTGCCAATTTGACTCGTTGATTGCTGACGACTCCTACCAAATAATCTCTCTTAGTGCGAATCAGGCATTGGTAGAATTTCGCGATTGTGAATTTAATGGCACTAATGAAAACACTGGCGGTTTTGCAATGTTTCGATGTGCATCACCGGTGTTCTTCAAGCGCTGTAAAATTCAATCGATTAGCGGTGTATCAGTTCTGATACGAGGTAATAATGTTCATGTAGACTCATGCATCTTTTCGAACAATCTATCACCATTGTTTTCAAAAAATAGCGCAGAGGCAAACGTACTTTCCATTACAAACACAGATTACTACAATAATTCAACATTTGATACAACACCGATGGGTTCTTCCCGGATTGATACGGCGAATGCAATCAATTGTTATTGGGGACATGCAAGTGGCCCTCACCATGTTCTAAATCCTGATGGAGCTGGAATGAATTTGAACAATTATGTCAACCCTTTCCCCTTCCGGACAACGCCAGTCTTTCCGGAAAATGGGATTGGCGAGCCGGGCAATGTAACCTACTCCCTGCCAAATTCGATTGAGTTGTTACCCGCCTATCCGAATCCGTTCAATTCATCCGTAACAATACGTTTCCGGCTACCCCAGCCAGGCGATGCGACTGTCGCCATCTACGATCTCACCGGACGGGAAGTCGCAACCTTGTATCGCGGCAACCTGCCCGTAGCTACGCCGCAAAGAATTCTGTGGCAACCCCAGCAACTCGCTTCCGGCACTTTCTTTGTACAACTGCAAAGCGGTTCCGAGGTTTCCGTAAAACGGATCAACTACCTCAGATAGATTTTCATCTCATAATTCTCTGATTGCCAACGACTTGTATAGATGACTCGTACCTCTTCCGACTAGCGAGGAGATAATATCACATACTATGGAAGTAACCATGCAATCAATACAATCCAATTGCCTAACCAATTCAAATCTGGTTTCCCGCCGGAACCTTCCTCTATTCCCATTCTTAGGGTTGATGTTTCTGTTATTGTTGCAACATTCGTTGGCTTTCGGTCAACCGGCAACGGCAAGTCTTGTCCAAGGCCATGTTCGGGACGGTACCACCAATGAACCAATTCCCGGGGCAAGTGTATCGGTGGTGGGGACGTCCGATGGAGTTCGTACCGATATCGAAGGACATTTCCGGTTCAGCAGCCTTGCTACCGGGATGTACCGGATACAGGCATCGAGCGTCGGTTATAAAC from bacterium includes these protein-coding regions:
- a CDS encoding T9SS type A sorting domain-containing protein; translation: MTFRYLSLLTTFFIFATICWSSIRRVPDDYPTISSAISNCDRGDTIILGLGTYTEPITLSSSITIASLYLLSHDSTAIHQTNWQASNNRVITAQNCTLRVAGLKFTPIIPSYNSGVMIATNSYVAFDNCRIENVFDSIQGVPRGLIYTSDVDSKLSIDKTVFQHDNIGNVHSIYARGKLTVTRSSFFNREQSRDADFAIFARDSLFIENCLFDHRGPGLSIGNNFVVSNSVFRRLGCYAIEPASARMTYGLFTNCQFDSLIADDSYQIISLSANQALVEFRDCEFNGTNENTGGFAMFRCASPVFFKRCKIQSISGVSVLIRGNNVHVDSCIFSNNLSPLFSKNSAEANVLSITNTDYYNNSTFDTTPMGSSRIDTANAINCYWGHASGPHHVLNPDGAGMNLNNYVNPFPFRTTPVFPENGIGEPGNVTYSLPNSIELLPAYPNPFNSSVTIRFRLPQPGDATVAIYDLTGREVATLYRGNLPVATPQRILWQPQQLASGTFFVQLQSGSEVSVKRINYLR